The bacterium (Candidatus Blackallbacteria) CG13_big_fil_rev_8_21_14_2_50_49_14 genomic sequence AACATTCAAGCCCAGCTCAGGCACAAAGCGACTTTGGAGAGATTCAGAAGCCGTGAGCGTTTCAGGGGCTTCTGCCCCTTGCGCCAAAGTCTGCAGCCAGGCCTCACGCTCGGTTGAGGGCCCCTTCAAGTCTTGCAATAAGGTCTCCGCTGGGCTTGCGCAAATCAGCTGCAGCAGCGCTTCAAAATCCTGAGCCAAGGCCTGCAGTTGCTGAGCCCCCAAGAAACGTCGATCTGCGATCAGATGGCATTCCAAACAGGCCCCCTCCCCTTGCTGGCCTGGATGTTCCCAAAGCTGGCATTCCAGTACAAAACGCGGGGTCTGCGAATCCAGCGGCAAAACCTCCAGTTCAAGTCCCTTCAAGTTCAACCCCTGATGAGGCGTGTTTTGAAAAGCAAAGAAAACCGAGGCCAGAGGCGAGGCTTCGGCCTGCCGCTGGGGGCTCAGGGCCTGAACTACTTTTTCAAAGGGCAGTTCCTGATGCTGATAAGCCGCCAGCGCCCCCTCTCGCACCTGTTTGAACCAGGCCGCCAGACTTAGCCCTGGCTCGAGACGGTTGCGCAGAATCAGGGTATTCACAAAAAGACCCAGCAGCGGCGTCAATTCTGGACGCTGACGGGCCGCCACCGGCGTGGCCAGGCCCAGATCTGTCTGTCCGCTGGTGCGGGCCAGCACCAACTGAAAAGCCGCCAAGAGCAACATATAGAGCGAAAGGTCATGGGTTCGGGCGACTTGCTTTAGCCGCTGCAAAAGTGCCTCCGGCCAGAAGACCCGCAGATGTTCTGCCTGCGCCTTTTGTCCTGCTTGAGCCCCCCCCCAGGACAGCGGCTTCAAGCCCTGCAAACGGGCCGTCCAATAATCCAGATCTCTTTCCCAACGCGAAAGCACTTGCTCCCGCTGCCAGAGGGCAAAATCCACATATTGAATTGGCAAAGCAGGCAAAGCTTCAGAAAGCTTTTTCGTCTCAGACTCCAATGCCTCGGCATAGAGCAGACTCCACTCCTGGTAAAAAAGCCCCATTGACCAGCCATCACTGATCAAATGATGCAGATTCAGCGCCAGAACATGATCTTCCGCCCCAAGGCGCAGAAGCTGCACCCGAATCAGGGGAAACACGGTCAGATCAAAGGACTGGCTGGCGAAGGCCTGAAGATGCGCCTTGAGACTGTCGGGGGACGCTGAAAGATCGCAGATGCTGAAAACCCGCTCCAGATCAGCCGCTGAAAAAGCATTCACCTTTTGTTGGGGAAGACCTTCCGGGTTTTGAAAAAAGACAGTGCGCAAAGCACTGTGTCTTTGCAGAAGCTGGAGCAGACTCGCTTTCAGGGCCGTGATTTCTCGCTCACGCAAAGGCCCCCGCAGTTCAAAAGCAAAGGGCATGAGATAGGCATCCTGCTCAGGCTGCAGGGTATGCAAAAAAAACATCCGTTCCTGGGCAAAAGATAAGGGCCAGAAAGCTTGAGACAAATGGGCTTCTATCGGAGCGGGCTGCACCTCAGCCGTGTTTTTTAAACCGGTCTCGATCAGCTCGGCCAAAGCCCTCACACTGGGATATTCAAAAATCTGGGCCAGACTCAATTCCAAGTGAAAGCTTTCGCGAATCCGGGTCAGCAAAAGCATAGCATCGACCGAATGGCCTCCCAGGTCAAAGAAACGCGCCTGCAGATCTACCTCAGGCAGCTTCAGTATTTCTGCAAACAGACTTTGCAGTTCTTGCTCTGTCTCACGCCAGGGGGAGTCGGGCTTGGTTTCGGTCTGCGTTTGCGGCGCTGCTCCTGTTTGCAGCCAAAGCGGCTCCAAACGCTGTTCCAAAAAGGCCGTGCGACAGGCTGAGCGTTGAATCTTACCGCTGGAAGTCTTGGGAATAGAGCCCACAGGCAGCAAAAGCAGCTCACTGAGCAGCAATTGGTGTTCGGCCCAGATCTCAGCCTGAATCCGGTGACTCACTTGCTGCCAAAGCGCTTCAGACACTTCTCCAGGACTCAAAACCTCAGCCAGCATCACCAGGCGTTCGCTTTCCTCAGCAGCTTCTGCGGGCAGGCTGAAAGCCGCTGTACATCCGGCACGGACCAGGGGGTGAGCTTGTTCCAGCGTACGCTCCAAATCCTGAGGATAAAAGTTTTGCCCCTGGAGTATCAGCAAATCTTTGAGCCGCCCGCTCAGATAGAGTTCCTGCTGGTGTAAAAAGCCCAGATCCCCGGTGCGAAGGTAACGCTGTTCAGAAGAACTCCCGGCCAATGGGGCCTGAAAAGTCGCTTGGCTTTGCGCGGGCTTTTGCCAATAGCCCTGGGCAATGCTGGGGCCCGCCAGCCAGACTTCGCCCACCTGATCGGGCGCACAGCGCTGGGCGCTTTCGGGATCCACTATCAAAATTTCCTGTCCCGGCAGGGCCCGTCCATTGCTCACGAGCAACTGTGAGGCTTGCTCAGAGGCCGGCTCCAGCACTTCGACCCGCCCCTGGCGCAGCCCATCCCGCGAAAGCTTCAGCACCGTCGGCTCCTCTGTTTTCGCTCCGGCTGTTACCATCAGGGTGGCTTCAGCCATGCCCAGATAGGGCATCCAGGCCTGAGCGCGAAAACCACAGGGCACAAAGGTTTCTGCAAAAGTCTCCAGAACCTGGGCACTGACAGGCTCTGCACAGTTATAGGCCAGGTTCCAGGCGCTGAGATCGAGGGCAACAACTTCAGCCGGTGTGACCTTGCGACTGCAGAGAGCATAGGCAAAATTGGGAGCACCACTGGTACTGGCCCGGTACTGACTAATGGCCTCCAGCCAGCGCAAGGGCCTTTGAATAAAATCAAAGGGCGAAAGTAAAATTTCGCGATGCCCCGTATAAATCGGCTCAAAGAGATCAGCCACCAGCCCCATATCGTGATAGGCCGGCAGCCAGCTAACGCCAATACTGGCAGGCGTATGCCCAAAGGCGCGCTGAATCTGGCTTAAATTAGCGAGCAGATTGCCATGGCTGACCATGACTCCCTTGGGGCGACCCGTAGACCCTGAGGAATACTGTAAAAAAACCAGATCTTCGGGTTGAATCGGGCGTTCTGCTCCTGGCTCAGGAGCAGACAGGCTCAGTGCTTTCAGTCTTTGCTCCAGATTCAGCCATTCCAAGGTTCTCAGGGCTGGGGCCCATTCGTCTAAGGCCTGGCGATACGCTTCACTGGTATCGGAACAGAGCACCAAGCTGGCCTGGGCATCTTCGGCAATGGCCTGTAAACGGGGCAACCGCCTTTGCAAACGGTTCTGATCCTGAAAATGAGCCGGTACCGGGATCGCAATCAAATTGCTATAGACACAGGCCATCAAAGCCACCACAAAGGGAAGCCCGGTGGGAATCAAGAGAATCACGCGCTCTTGGGCCGGATAGCGGGAGACTAAGTCGGCAGCCAAAAGGCGGGCCAGCCGATCCAATTCGGCAAAACTGAGCGATTCAGGCGGCCCCTCCCCTCCGGGCAAATAGGAAAAGGCAATCTGCGTCGGCCGCTCCTGGGCATGGGCCTGCAGTCGCTCACGCAGGTCAAAGAAACGCGGTTTGCTCACAAGCGGCTGGTCTGCGCTGCGCATTTTAAATTTGAATTGAAAGCATACATTTTCAACTCCCTGGGGGCATCCATTGCAAGAACACTATACAAGCATTGCATGGGGATAAACAGGCTCTCGTTTTTGAAAAGCCAGAATTTCTGAGTTTTGAATCTCTCCGGCCTGAATTTCAATCGCTTCGCGAAAGATCCGGGTTTGCGCCCAATGCGCTGGGCCTTTTAAAAATTCGGGCAAATAGGGCAGCAAAGCCTGAGACACTTCCCAACTGGCACATTCCCAAAGATAATTGGGGGTATGGTCCACGGCATAGTAGTCAAAATGGCCCATTTCAATCAAGGGGGCATCAAAAGAAGTGGGGCGGGAAAAAGGAAATCCCAGCCCCTCATCACAGCTGATATCCAAGATATACGTGCCCGGCTTGATGCGTGCGACATCTGTTTCATTCATATACATCACCGGATGGTTGGGATCCTGCAAAATGGCATTGATCCAAATATCTGACTCAAGCAAAAGCGCCAACAAAGGACGGGTACGGCCATCGGGTTCTGTAATCACCCATTGCCCCTGCTCTTGCCGAATCCGGCGAAACTCACAATTTTCCAAACCAGCGGGACGCTCTGTTTCAGATCTTTGCTGAGTACAGACCGTAATATCTGTAAAGCCACGTCCCTGCAAAGCCCGCAAGGCCCCTTGGCCAACCGCACCAAAGCTCAGAATCACGACCTTGCGTTTTTTTCCATAGTTTCCATCCATGCTTTTCAGCGCCAAGGCATGTAAAACAGCACAATACCCTCCCATTTCATTGTTTTTATAAAAGGGATGTAAAATTCGTTTGCCCTGCTCATCACGAATAAACATCTGCTCCATGGCCACCACGGTTAAACGGCGATCAATTGCAGCTTGGGTATTGGCCACCTGTTGCATACAATGGGGCCACCCCCAGTGCACCCCCCCTGGGCGCAAATTTTCAAAATCAGCGGGCATGGGCTTCAATAAAAGCACGGCATCCATGCTTTCAAGCAAGGTCTGCCGTGGGGCAAGCCCCACCCCCAGCGCCAAAAGTGTAGCATCTGAAAAACCAAACCGCTCGCCATAGCCCTGTTCAAAGACCAATTGCTGACGAATCTCAGTTGAAATTTCGGAAAGGTGCTCAGGATGGATAGGCACACGTTTTTCATTCTTTTTCAGAGATGTCCCAATAATGCCAAGTTTCATACAACCCCTTTTCTGAATCCGCTTGATTTTCACCGACTGCTCAAAAGAGGCATTCAGCTGGCTCTTAAACCCCTGTTATAATACCACCATGAGTTGGCTTGGTTATACCTTGGTCTATTTAGCGCCTCTTTTAACCTTCTGCAGTTATTGGGGGGGCAATCTCTATTATGGGCTGATGTTTCTGCTGACCTTTGGCCTGATTCCCCTCTTTGACGAATGGCTCGGAGACGACTGGGTCAATCCTCAACCTGAACAGGAAAAGACCCTCAAAAAAACAGCCCTTTACAGCTGGGTGCTTTACGGCTTTGTGCCTGTGCAAATCGGGCTCTTGCTCTGGGCTTGTTTTTTGGTTTCCCGCCCGACAGAATCGCTGGGCCGTTGGCTCGGGCTCTTGTTCATGGTTGGAATGATCAACGGGGGCTTCAGTATCAATATCGCCCATGAACTCAGCCACCGCAAAAACAAACTCGAACAAAATCTGGCCAAACTGCTCTGGTTCAGAGTGGGCTATATGCATTTTCAAATCGAACATCTCTTGGGCCATCACCCGCGCATGGGAACCCCAGAGGATCATGCCACCGCCCGCCTGGGCGAGTCACTTTATCAATTTTACGCACGCTGTATCCCTGGCAGCTTTGTTTCGGCCTGGCAAATTGAAAAAGAACGCTTAAAACAAAAGGGCTATGCCGTGGTTTCCTGGCACAATCAAATGTTTTGGTTTATCGGCCTGCCCCTGATCTTCTGCGGCGTTTTATATGGTCTTTGGGGCTGGCAGGCCAGCTTGTTTTATTTCTTGCAAGCCCTGATCGCCATTTTCACCTTAGAAACCGTCAATTATCTAGAACACTATGGTTTAGAACGTCGGCAAAGTGCCGGTCGCTATGAAAAAATTGGCCTTCAACACTCCTGGAATTCCAGCCGCCGTTTGAGCAATTATTTTTTACACAAACTCCAACGCCATTCCGATCACCACCTCTATGCCCACCGCCCCTATCAAATTTTACGCGCCTTTCCCGAAGCGCCTCAATTGCCCACAGGCTATGGTTGGATGGTGCTCTTGGCCTTTTTGCCACCGCTTTGGTACCGGATTATGAATCCCCGTGTACTGGCCTGCCGCCAAAGAGAAGAAACGTCTCAGTCCTGCGAACCCCAGGCCGAGCTACTGGCCTGAATGCCCAGTTCAGCTTCGAAACTGATTCCCGCTCTGACCCGTCAATACCGTGCTATTTTATGGATCTGGCTGGTTTTGATAGCTCTCAGCCTGCTCAGTCTGCAGCTCTTGCCTCAGAAGGTGATGACCGAATCCACAGGGGCCCGCCAAAGCGAAGCCTTTCAGGTCATGGAAACACTGCGCACAGAGTTTGGTTTGCAAATGGGCAATACCCTGGCCCTGCTGCTCGAAGGCAAGCCCCCTCCCCCTGCTGTTCTCAAAGCACTTTCCAGCCAGAATCCCCAAATCAAAGCCCTGCTGCCCGTACCCGAGCTGCAAAAACCTGATCAACGGCTCTACCTGCTTGAATTGCAGCCCAGCTTTCAATTTGTAGAGGGCCCCGAATGGATCAAAAAACTTCGCCAAAGCTTAAAACAACTTGGCAAGCAGCATCATTTTCAGGCCTCTTTAACAGGCAACCTTGCCTTTTATGCAGATATCATGCAAGAAAGCGAGAGCTATTTTTCACTTTCAGAATTCTTTGCCCTCAGTGCAGCCTTTGGCATTCTGTTTTTAAGCTTTGGAGGCTTATTGGCTTCCTTTTTGCCCATTTTAATGGGATTAAGCAGCCTCATCGTCTTTCAAGGTTTTTTAAAAATCAGCAGCCTCGAAACCACCAGCCTTTCAGCCACACTCAACAGTTTGCTCGGGCTGGCTCTGGCGGTTGATTACAGCCTGTTCTGGATCAGCCGCTTTCGCGAAGAAAGGCCAAAACAGGCAGGCTTAGAGCAGGCCCTTGTTTCCACCACGCAAACAGCTGGCAAAACCATTCTGGTTTCAGCCTTGATCGTCTTCTCCAGTATTGGTGTGCTTCTGATTCCAGATATTTCAGGCATGCGGATCATGGCCCTGAATTTATGCGGCG encodes the following:
- a CDS encoding NAD(P) transhydrogenase subunit alpha — translated: MKLGIIGTSLKKNEKRVPIHPEHLSEISTEIRQQLVFEQGYGERFGFSDATLLALGVGLAPRQTLLESMDAVLLLKPMPADFENLRPGGVHWGWPHCMQQVANTQAAIDRRLTVVAMEQMFIRDEQGKRILHPFYKNNEMGGYCAVLHALALKSMDGNYGKKRKVVILSFGAVGQGALRALQGRGFTDITVCTQQRSETERPAGLENCEFRRIRQEQGQWVITEPDGRTRPLLALLLESDIWINAILQDPNHPVMYMNETDVARIKPGTYILDISCDEGLGFPFSRPTSFDAPLIEMGHFDYYAVDHTPNYLWECASWEVSQALLPYLPEFLKGPAHWAQTRIFREAIEIQAGEIQNSEILAFQKREPVYPHAMLV
- a CDS encoding alkane 1-monooxygenase, translating into MIFTDCSKEAFSWLLNPCYNTTMSWLGYTLVYLAPLLTFCSYWGGNLYYGLMFLLTFGLIPLFDEWLGDDWVNPQPEQEKTLKKTALYSWVLYGFVPVQIGLLLWACFLVSRPTESLGRWLGLLFMVGMINGGFSINIAHELSHRKNKLEQNLAKLLWFRVGYMHFQIEHLLGHHPRMGTPEDHATARLGESLYQFYARCIPGSFVSAWQIEKERLKQKGYAVVSWHNQMFWFIGLPLIFCGVLYGLWGWQASLFYFLQALIAIFTLETVNYLEHYGLERRQSAGRYEKIGLQHSWNSSRRLSNYFLHKLQRHSDHHLYAHRPYQILRAFPEAPQLPTGYGWMVLLAFLPPLWYRIMNPRVLACRQREETSQSCEPQAELLA